In uncultured Methanobrevibacter sp., a genomic segment contains:
- a CDS encoding ABC transporter permease, with translation MTIPQITFEEFGMLYSIPEWHVGFDMIFVVATAGIVILSLLISYLACRSIAKESPSQAIKPKVPKISSSGWFENSRIWKKLSFNVRWNWRDAKRNKFRALMSVAGVLGCTVIIIASFGCMDSFDEMKEWTYDDINHYDSKLVLEENATDSQIDNIVDEVDGEKLMEGSIEIKSGDIKKSGLLTVLDDNELITPTDDDENPIEIGDDEVCISHKMAELLGVGVGDTIKWHTMGSDKWISSNVDKIYADPTSQGIILSKDKLEDFDKDYNPTSILSSQNVTDNFTGVKTVLSSDTLTESWDQMMESSMSIVYLLVVFATLLSVIVLYNLGLLSYTEIKRELATLKVLGFKTSKLRRLLLTQNLWFTTIGFVIGVPLGIAVLQYLFGTMGDSFYLPVHLSLKTLVVTFLITYVVSVLVNLMFSGKLKKLDMVESLKDNE, from the coding sequence CGTTGTTGCAACAGCAGGAATAGTGATATTGTCCCTTCTGATATCATATCTGGCATGCAGAAGCATTGCAAAGGAAAGCCCTTCACAGGCCATCAAGCCGAAGGTTCCGAAAATTTCCTCTTCGGGATGGTTTGAAAATTCAAGAATCTGGAAGAAACTATCATTTAATGTTCGCTGGAATTGGCGTGATGCCAAAAGAAATAAGTTCAGGGCATTGATGAGCGTTGCAGGAGTATTGGGCTGTACAGTAATCATTATCGCATCATTCGGATGTATGGACAGTTTTGATGAAATGAAAGAGTGGACCTATGATGATATAAATCATTACGATTCCAAACTGGTCCTGGAGGAGAATGCTACGGACTCACAAATCGACAATATAGTTGATGAGGTTGATGGTGAGAAATTAATGGAAGGTTCGATTGAAATCAAATCGGGTGATATCAAGAAATCGGGGCTTCTGACAGTTTTGGATGACAATGAACTCATCACTCCGACCGATGATGATGAAAATCCGATTGAGATTGGCGATGATGAGGTTTGCATTTCTCATAAGATGGCTGAATTATTGGGTGTTGGCGTTGGAGATACCATTAAATGGCATACCATGGGCTCCGACAAGTGGATCAGTTCAAATGTGGATAAGATTTACGCTGACCCTACATCTCAAGGCATAATACTTTCAAAGGATAAACTCGAAGACTTTGATAAGGATTACAATCCGACCAGCATCTTATCTTCCCAAAATGTCACTGATAATTTCACTGGCGTAAAAACCGTGCTTTCAAGCGACACTTTAACTGAAAGCTGGGATCAGATGATGGAATCCTCAATGAGCATTGTTTATCTCTTAGTGGTATTTGCAACATTGCTGTCCGTCATTGTGCTTTATAACTTGGGTCTTCTTTCATACACTGAAATCAAGCGTGAACTGGCAACATTGAAGGTTTTGGGCTTTAAAACTAGCAAACTCAGAAGACTGCTGCTCACTCAAAACCTGTGGTTTACAACAATAGGATTTGTGATTGGAGTTCCATTGGGTATAGCGGTCCTGCAGTATCTGTTCGGCACTATGGGAGATTCATTCTACTTGCCTGTGCACTTATCCCTCAAGACATTGGTTGTAACATTCCTAATCACTTATGTAGTTTCAGTTCTTGTGAACCTGATGTTTTCAGGCAAGCTCAAGAAATTGGATATGGTTGAATCACTTAAGGATAATGAGTAG
- a CDS encoding C-GCAxxG-C-C family protein, which translates to MNSIEDAVQLFEDGYVCSQAVFAAFSEKLGLPKQQALKIGACFGSGMRKGEVCGACTGALMVLGLKYGENKTESNEACVKFLDEFKKENGSIICRDLLGCDISTDEGVKHAKDNNLFKEFCPKMVESASKIVDEMIL; encoded by the coding sequence ATGAATTCAATTGAGGATGCAGTTCAGTTATTTGAAGATGGGTACGTGTGCTCACAGGCAGTATTTGCAGCATTTTCTGAAAAACTTGGACTTCCCAAACAACAGGCTTTAAAAATTGGGGCTTGTTTTGGAAGCGGCATGAGAAAGGGGGAAGTTTGCGGGGCCTGTACTGGAGCATTAATGGTGCTGGGCTTGAAATATGGTGAAAACAAGACTGAAAGTAATGAGGCTTGCGTTAAGTTTCTAGATGAATTTAAAAAAGAAAATGGATCCATCATCTGTCGTGATTTGCTTGGTTGTGATATCAGTACGGATGAGGGAGTAAAACACGCTAAAGATAACAATCTATTTAAGGAATTCTGCCCAAAAATGGTGGAATCAGCTTCTAAAATTGTTGATGAAATGATTTTATAA